One window of the Salvia splendens isolate huo1 chromosome 1, SspV2, whole genome shotgun sequence genome contains the following:
- the LOC121752737 gene encoding telomerase reverse transcriptase-like isoform X3, with amino-acid sequence MISTILFPFIFDQNTRLRGKGLRDQGNSYTHALWVLSLIQTLLFLPQAMIERSSKQNTVKPRKRMREHSWQRKRKRRQLAVSGIPSLLPSTGNSSTSDDLALISRSSGNDIMHAGSTCISEELHIQSEGNCNQNTVKSRKRRREYCWQRKRKHKQLAVSETPSLLTSRGSSSTSDNLSLISSLRQNDMGNMAHFFCHLVFQNQPRMKGNAEIDRRNIFYRIENCSSMFPRKHILHTLKPNDSGASILFNNIFEAFGPDKISGSTPCCHTKNDCPVNSTCLYHSLKVLLKNLIRESRKCRHARLLEKHCSVGSPYQDASRGAGTGLEVATAKNRTMIQEINAAQAGPIMCCLKNQVVSFIWAICRRIVPPPLLGERSNWRCLRRNISKFIRLRRFEKFSLKECIYKLKISKFPIFSNKHNEFTALGITDISRHAILECWMLWFFTHIVSPLVQANFYVTESEHEKQEVLYYQKSTWEKLMRENECMIDDRYHLLDYKSARNILWKRSFGFSRSRLLPKGKGFRILTNLRAPSRFPIDTPSRIQSNHTSWRKASSKRRAHRFFKSVNSVLHDVHVVLTGLRAKEPEKMGSSVFNYNDAYKKLVPFLFHLKNGSISLPNVFMVVSDVSKAFDSINHEKLLSVMKDAICDNEYYLEKFTQVVCTGKYLKIEPRVMLAHQDIRTASTRMRSRIHGQSLDSIVLKKDANMKIRKEEILSLLKEHITRNMVQFRNKFYLQQVGIPQGSVLSALLCSFYYEHMERNVIFPFLEKANRILLVKQYSSDDTSVSGDNHKTEIAAAAPGCESLLLRFIDDFLFMSPSKKQASMFFTRMERGVRDYNCCMNKEKYGLNFIMENQHGHLSNRVYTGKDNISFLFWSGLLVNCSTLEIQADYTRYLNHHMCSTLTVSRQGKVGNSLKSKLRNYLRPKCHPIFYDSNINSPGVVRLNIYQAFLLCAMKFICHLSNLSIIPKFHPKFLLKAIETSLRYMNRLIRRRMFSFKGAGFRPRYDVGRKDVIWLGLYAYSRVLLKKHLRHKSLLFLLRAKLKAYGEVENMPPELKYAVDDVHSSVFWSIKY; translated from the exons ATGATTTCGACAATTCTTTTCCCCTTTATCTTCGATCAGAATACAAGGTTAAGAGGCAAAGGACTGAGGGACCAAGGAAACAGCTACACCCATGCACTTTGGGTTCTGAGCCTTATTCAAACTCTACTATTTTTGCCGCAAGCAATG ATTGAACGAAGCTCTAAGCAAAATACTGTTAAGCCTCGGAAGCGTATGCGGGAGCATAGCTGGCAGCGTAAAAGAAAGCGTAGGCAGTTGGCTGTTTCTGGAATTCCTTCTTTGTTACCATCAACAGGAAATAGCAGTACCAGTGATGACTTAGCCCTCATCTCAAGATCAAGTGGAAATGACATTATGCATGCAGGGTCTACTTGTATTTCTGAAGAACTTCACATACAAAGTGAAGGGAACTGTAACCAAAACACTGTTAAGTCTCGCAAGCGTAGACGGGAGTATTGCTGGCAGCGTAAAAGAAAGCACAAACAGTTGGCTGTTTCGGAAACACCTTCTCTGTTAACATCTAGAGGAAGTAGTAGCACCAGTGATAACTTATCCCTCATCTCAAGTTTAAGGCAAAATGACATGGGT AACATGGCCCATTTCTTTTGTCATTTGGTTTTCCAAAATCAACCAAGGATGAAGGGAAATGCTGAGATTGATAGAAGGAACATATTCTATAGGATAGAGAATTGTTCATCAATGTTTCCAAGGAAGC ACATTTTGCATACTCTAAAGCCTAATGATTCTGGAGCTTCCATTTTGTTCAATAATATCTTTGAAGCATTTGGTCCTGACAAAATTTCTGGGAGCACGCCATGCTGTCACACCAAAAATGATTGTCCCGTCAATTCCACATGTTT GTATCACTCCCTTAAAGTGCTGCTAAAAAATCTTATACGCGAGAGTCGAAAATGTAGACATGCGAGGCTGTTGGAGAAACACTGTTCTGTAGGATCCCCATACCAAGATGCTAGTAGGGGAGCTGGCACTGGGCTTGAG GTTGCTACGGCCAAAAATAGGACTATGATTCAAGAAATCAATGCTGCTCAAGCTGGACCAATTATGTGTTGTCTCAAGAATCAGGTAGTATCATTCATTTGGGCAATTTGTAGGAGAATAGTCCCTCCACCATTACTGGGAGAGCGATCTAACTGGAGATGCCTGAGAAGAAACATCTCAAAGTTCATTCGGCTACGAAGATTTGAGAAGTTCTCATTGAAGGAATgtatttacaaattaaaaatatcgAAGTTTCCCATCTTTTCAAATAAGCACAATGAGTTTACCGCTCTTGGTATCACAGATATTTCCAGACATGCGATCCTTGAATGCTGGATGCTTTGGTTTTTTACGCATATAGTATCACCACTGGTCCAAGCCAACTTTTATGTTACAGAAAGTGAGCATGAGAAGCAGGAGGTACTATATTATCAAAAATCTACTTGGGAGAAACTGATGAGAGAAAATGAGTGCATGATTGATGATCGGTATCACCTACTAGATTATAAGTCTGCTAGAAACATATTATGGAAGAGATCTTTTGGTTTCTCTAGGTCAAGACTACTTCCCAAGGGTAAGGGATTCCGAATTTTGACTAATCTTCGAGCACCATCAAGATTTCCCATAGACACACCTTCTAGAATTCAGTCCAATCATACATCATGGAGAAAAGCATCTAGCAAACGCAGAGCTCATCGGTTTTTTAAGTCTGTTAACAGTGTGCTTCATGATGTGCATGTAGTTTTAACAGGTTTACGGGCAAAGGAACCAGAAAAGATGGGTTCATCAGTTTTTAACTATAATGATGCCTATAAAAAGCTTGTGCCTTTCTTGTTCCATCTGAAAAACGGGTCAATTAGCCTTCCTAATGTATTCATGGTGGTTTCAGATGTGTCAAAAGCTTTTGACTCAATTAATCATGAAAAATTGCTCAGTGTGATGAAGGATGCCATATGTGATAATGAATATTATCTGGAAAAGTTCACTCAAGTGGTTTGCACTGGTAAGTATTTGAAGATTGAGCCTCGTGTGATGTTAGCACATCAAGATATTCGCActgcatctacaagaatgagaTCAAGAATTCATGGCCAGTCATTGGATAGTATTGTTCTTAAGAAG GACGCAAACATGAAAATTAGGAAGGAAGAAATTCTTTCACTTTTGAAGGAGCACATTACGCGGAACATGGTGCAGTTTAGGAACAAGTTTTACCTTCAGCAAGTTGGTATACCTCAAGGAAGTGTTCTGTCGGCTTTACTATGTTCATTTTATTATGAACACATGGAAAGGAATGTAATTTTTCCATTTCTCGAGAAAGCTAATAGGATCTTGTTGGTAAAACAATATTCTTCTGATGATACTTCAGTCTCAGGGGATAACCACAAAACTGAAATAGCTGCTGCTGCACCTGGTTGTGAATCTCTCCTGCTTAGATTCATTGATGATTTTCTTTTCATGTCACCTTCAAAGAAGCAGGCGTCTATGTTCTTCACCAGAATGGAAAGAGGAGTTCGTGATTATAACTGCTGCATGAATAAGGAGAAGTATGGTCTGAACTTCATCATGGAAAATCAACACGGCCACCTGTCAAATAGGGTGTATACTGGCAAAGATAATATCTCATTTCTTTTTTGGAGTGGCCTCCTTGTCAACTGCTCCACATTAGAAATTCAAGCTGACTATACAAG ATACTTGAATCATCATATGTGTTCAACTCTAACAGTATCGCGTCAAGGCAAAGTGGGAAACAGCTTGAAGTCAAAGCTGAGAAATTATCTTAGGCCTAAATGCCACCCTATATTCTATGATTCCAACATCAATTCTCCTGGGGTGGTTAGACTCAACATCTATCAAGCTTTTCTGCTTTGTGCCATGAAATTCATTTGCCACCTCTCCAACTTGTCAATTATACCAAAATTCCACCCCAAATTCCTTCTCAAAGCTATAGAGACATCTCTGAG GTACATGAACAGGCTAATCAGGAGGAGGATGTTTTCTTTCAAAGGTGCTGGTTTTCGCCCTAGGTACGATGTGGGAAGGAAGGATGTAATCTGGTTGGGGTTATACGCTTACAGCCGGGTGCTGCTGAAGAAGCACTTGCGGCACAAGAGTCTGCTTTTTCTGCTAAGAGCCAAGTTGAAGGCTTATGGTGAGGTGGAGAACATGCCACCTGAGCTAAAATATGCTGTTGATGATGTGCACTCTTCTGTGTTTTGGAGCATCAAATATTGA
- the LOC121752737 gene encoding telomerase reverse transcriptase-like isoform X1 translates to MAGLANPPPPPPMEPRKRKRVPEILWRLFGNRARTLADTIQALIPPPLPACRSKRCRCLYCCSRDKAISFLVRSRDSLDYRKLLTESFVVVSDDAPPLPVFDHHCRLSQLQIVRRTIEMILHEQPSSSNLICFSYDKESQSSPAVDELTSSKWALLLKRVGDALMTYLLKNTSIFLPLPRNKHHQISGCPVGNMCSKFSRNMPKFGAQHHPPAHTEYKVKRQRTEGPRKQLHPCTLGSEPYSNSTIFAASNGSSHVSEELPHLQIERSSKQNTVKPRKRMREHSWQRKRKRRQLAVSGIPSLLPSTGNSSTSDDLALISRSSGNDIMHAGSTCISEELHIQSEGNCNQNTVKSRKRRREYCWQRKRKHKQLAVSETPSLLTSRGSSSTSDNLSLISSLRQNDMGNMAHFFCHLVFQNQPRMKGNAEIDRRNIFYRIENCSSMFPRKHILHTLKPNDSGASILFNNIFEAFGPDKISGSTPCCHTKNDCPVNSTCLYHSLKVLLKNLIRESRKCRHARLLEKHCSVGSPYQDASRGAGTGLEVATAKNRTMIQEINAAQAGPIMCCLKNQVVSFIWAICRRIVPPPLLGERSNWRCLRRNISKFIRLRRFEKFSLKECIYKLKISKFPIFSNKHNEFTALGITDISRHAILECWMLWFFTHIVSPLVQANFYVTESEHEKQEVLYYQKSTWEKLMRENECMIDDRYHLLDYKSARNILWKRSFGFSRSRLLPKGKGFRILTNLRAPSRFPIDTPSRIQSNHTSWRKASSKRRAHRFFKSVNSVLHDVHVVLTGLRAKEPEKMGSSVFNYNDAYKKLVPFLFHLKNGSISLPNVFMVVSDVSKAFDSINHEKLLSVMKDAICDNEYYLEKFTQVVCTGKYLKIEPRVMLAHQDIRTASTRMRSRIHGQSLDSIVLKKDANMKIRKEEILSLLKEHITRNMVQFRNKFYLQQVGIPQGSVLSALLCSFYYEHMERNVIFPFLEKANRILLVKQYSSDDTSVSGDNHKTEIAAAAPGCESLLLRFIDDFLFMSPSKKQASMFFTRMERGVRDYNCCMNKEKYGLNFIMENQHGHLSNRVYTGKDNISFLFWSGLLVNCSTLEIQADYTRYLNHHMCSTLTVSRQGKVGNSLKSKLRNYLRPKCHPIFYDSNINSPGVVRLNIYQAFLLCAMKFICHLSNLSIIPKFHPKFLLKAIETSLRYMNRLIRRRMFSFKGAGFRPRYDVGRKDVIWLGLYAYSRVLLKKHLRHKSLLFLLRAKLKAYGEVENMPPELKYAVDDVHSSVFWSIKY, encoded by the exons ATGGCCGGACTTGCAAAtccacctccaccgccaccaATGGAGCCGAGGAAGAGGAAAAGAGTTCCGGAAATTCTGTGGAGACTGTTTGGAAACCGTGCTCGGACTCTCGCTGACACAATCCAGGCTCTGATCCCTCCCCCGCTGCCCGCCTGCCGCTCCAAGCGGTGCCGCTGCCTCTACTGCTGCAGCCGCGACAAAGCCATATCCTTCCTCGTTAGATCTCGAGATTCGTTGGACTACCGCAAGCTCCTAACCGAAAGCTTCGTGGTTGTCTCCGACGATGCCCCTCCCCTTCCCGTCTTCGACCATCACTGCCGCCTATCGCAACTTCAG ATTGTGAGAAGAACGATTGAAATGATACTGCATGAACAACCATCTTCCTCAAATCTTATCTGCTTCAGTTATGATAAA GAAAGCCAGTCTAGTCCTGCGGTTGATGAACTGACATCCTCAAAGTGGGCCCTCCTCTTGAAGAGG GTTGGTGATGCTCTGATGACGTATCTGTTGAAGAATACTTCTATATTTCTTCCTCTCCCTAGGAATAAGCACCATCAGATTTCTGGTTGTCCCGTTGGAAATATGTGCTCCAAGTTCTCAAGAAACATGCCTAAGTTTGGAGCTCAGCATCATCCACCAGCACATACAG AATACAAGGTTAAGAGGCAAAGGACTGAGGGACCAAGGAAACAGCTACACCCATGCACTTTGGGTTCTGAGCCTTATTCAAACTCTACTATTTTTGCCGCAAGCAATG GGTCTAGTCATGTTTCTGAAGAACTTCCTCATCTACAGATTGAACGAAGCTCTAAGCAAAATACTGTTAAGCCTCGGAAGCGTATGCGGGAGCATAGCTGGCAGCGTAAAAGAAAGCGTAGGCAGTTGGCTGTTTCTGGAATTCCTTCTTTGTTACCATCAACAGGAAATAGCAGTACCAGTGATGACTTAGCCCTCATCTCAAGATCAAGTGGAAATGACATTATGCATGCAGGGTCTACTTGTATTTCTGAAGAACTTCACATACAAAGTGAAGGGAACTGTAACCAAAACACTGTTAAGTCTCGCAAGCGTAGACGGGAGTATTGCTGGCAGCGTAAAAGAAAGCACAAACAGTTGGCTGTTTCGGAAACACCTTCTCTGTTAACATCTAGAGGAAGTAGTAGCACCAGTGATAACTTATCCCTCATCTCAAGTTTAAGGCAAAATGACATGGGT AACATGGCCCATTTCTTTTGTCATTTGGTTTTCCAAAATCAACCAAGGATGAAGGGAAATGCTGAGATTGATAGAAGGAACATATTCTATAGGATAGAGAATTGTTCATCAATGTTTCCAAGGAAGC ACATTTTGCATACTCTAAAGCCTAATGATTCTGGAGCTTCCATTTTGTTCAATAATATCTTTGAAGCATTTGGTCCTGACAAAATTTCTGGGAGCACGCCATGCTGTCACACCAAAAATGATTGTCCCGTCAATTCCACATGTTT GTATCACTCCCTTAAAGTGCTGCTAAAAAATCTTATACGCGAGAGTCGAAAATGTAGACATGCGAGGCTGTTGGAGAAACACTGTTCTGTAGGATCCCCATACCAAGATGCTAGTAGGGGAGCTGGCACTGGGCTTGAG GTTGCTACGGCCAAAAATAGGACTATGATTCAAGAAATCAATGCTGCTCAAGCTGGACCAATTATGTGTTGTCTCAAGAATCAGGTAGTATCATTCATTTGGGCAATTTGTAGGAGAATAGTCCCTCCACCATTACTGGGAGAGCGATCTAACTGGAGATGCCTGAGAAGAAACATCTCAAAGTTCATTCGGCTACGAAGATTTGAGAAGTTCTCATTGAAGGAATgtatttacaaattaaaaatatcgAAGTTTCCCATCTTTTCAAATAAGCACAATGAGTTTACCGCTCTTGGTATCACAGATATTTCCAGACATGCGATCCTTGAATGCTGGATGCTTTGGTTTTTTACGCATATAGTATCACCACTGGTCCAAGCCAACTTTTATGTTACAGAAAGTGAGCATGAGAAGCAGGAGGTACTATATTATCAAAAATCTACTTGGGAGAAACTGATGAGAGAAAATGAGTGCATGATTGATGATCGGTATCACCTACTAGATTATAAGTCTGCTAGAAACATATTATGGAAGAGATCTTTTGGTTTCTCTAGGTCAAGACTACTTCCCAAGGGTAAGGGATTCCGAATTTTGACTAATCTTCGAGCACCATCAAGATTTCCCATAGACACACCTTCTAGAATTCAGTCCAATCATACATCATGGAGAAAAGCATCTAGCAAACGCAGAGCTCATCGGTTTTTTAAGTCTGTTAACAGTGTGCTTCATGATGTGCATGTAGTTTTAACAGGTTTACGGGCAAAGGAACCAGAAAAGATGGGTTCATCAGTTTTTAACTATAATGATGCCTATAAAAAGCTTGTGCCTTTCTTGTTCCATCTGAAAAACGGGTCAATTAGCCTTCCTAATGTATTCATGGTGGTTTCAGATGTGTCAAAAGCTTTTGACTCAATTAATCATGAAAAATTGCTCAGTGTGATGAAGGATGCCATATGTGATAATGAATATTATCTGGAAAAGTTCACTCAAGTGGTTTGCACTGGTAAGTATTTGAAGATTGAGCCTCGTGTGATGTTAGCACATCAAGATATTCGCActgcatctacaagaatgagaTCAAGAATTCATGGCCAGTCATTGGATAGTATTGTTCTTAAGAAG GACGCAAACATGAAAATTAGGAAGGAAGAAATTCTTTCACTTTTGAAGGAGCACATTACGCGGAACATGGTGCAGTTTAGGAACAAGTTTTACCTTCAGCAAGTTGGTATACCTCAAGGAAGTGTTCTGTCGGCTTTACTATGTTCATTTTATTATGAACACATGGAAAGGAATGTAATTTTTCCATTTCTCGAGAAAGCTAATAGGATCTTGTTGGTAAAACAATATTCTTCTGATGATACTTCAGTCTCAGGGGATAACCACAAAACTGAAATAGCTGCTGCTGCACCTGGTTGTGAATCTCTCCTGCTTAGATTCATTGATGATTTTCTTTTCATGTCACCTTCAAAGAAGCAGGCGTCTATGTTCTTCACCAGAATGGAAAGAGGAGTTCGTGATTATAACTGCTGCATGAATAAGGAGAAGTATGGTCTGAACTTCATCATGGAAAATCAACACGGCCACCTGTCAAATAGGGTGTATACTGGCAAAGATAATATCTCATTTCTTTTTTGGAGTGGCCTCCTTGTCAACTGCTCCACATTAGAAATTCAAGCTGACTATACAAG ATACTTGAATCATCATATGTGTTCAACTCTAACAGTATCGCGTCAAGGCAAAGTGGGAAACAGCTTGAAGTCAAAGCTGAGAAATTATCTTAGGCCTAAATGCCACCCTATATTCTATGATTCCAACATCAATTCTCCTGGGGTGGTTAGACTCAACATCTATCAAGCTTTTCTGCTTTGTGCCATGAAATTCATTTGCCACCTCTCCAACTTGTCAATTATACCAAAATTCCACCCCAAATTCCTTCTCAAAGCTATAGAGACATCTCTGAG GTACATGAACAGGCTAATCAGGAGGAGGATGTTTTCTTTCAAAGGTGCTGGTTTTCGCCCTAGGTACGATGTGGGAAGGAAGGATGTAATCTGGTTGGGGTTATACGCTTACAGCCGGGTGCTGCTGAAGAAGCACTTGCGGCACAAGAGTCTGCTTTTTCTGCTAAGAGCCAAGTTGAAGGCTTATGGTGAGGTGGAGAACATGCCACCTGAGCTAAAATATGCTGTTGATGATGTGCACTCTTCTGTGTTTTGGAGCATCAAATATTGA
- the LOC121752737 gene encoding telomerase reverse transcriptase-like isoform X2, whose product MILHEQPSSSNLICFSYDKESQSSPAVDELTSSKWALLLKRVGDALMTYLLKNTSIFLPLPRNKHHQISGCPVGNMCSKFSRNMPKFGAQHHPPAHTEYKVKRQRTEGPRKQLHPCTLGSEPYSNSTIFAASNGSSHVSEELPHLQIERSSKQNTVKPRKRMREHSWQRKRKRRQLAVSGIPSLLPSTGNSSTSDDLALISRSSGNDIMHAGSTCISEELHIQSEGNCNQNTVKSRKRRREYCWQRKRKHKQLAVSETPSLLTSRGSSSTSDNLSLISSLRQNDMGNMAHFFCHLVFQNQPRMKGNAEIDRRNIFYRIENCSSMFPRKHILHTLKPNDSGASILFNNIFEAFGPDKISGSTPCCHTKNDCPVNSTCLYHSLKVLLKNLIRESRKCRHARLLEKHCSVGSPYQDASRGAGTGLEVATAKNRTMIQEINAAQAGPIMCCLKNQVVSFIWAICRRIVPPPLLGERSNWRCLRRNISKFIRLRRFEKFSLKECIYKLKISKFPIFSNKHNEFTALGITDISRHAILECWMLWFFTHIVSPLVQANFYVTESEHEKQEVLYYQKSTWEKLMRENECMIDDRYHLLDYKSARNILWKRSFGFSRSRLLPKGKGFRILTNLRAPSRFPIDTPSRIQSNHTSWRKASSKRRAHRFFKSVNSVLHDVHVVLTGLRAKEPEKMGSSVFNYNDAYKKLVPFLFHLKNGSISLPNVFMVVSDVSKAFDSINHEKLLSVMKDAICDNEYYLEKFTQVVCTGKYLKIEPRVMLAHQDIRTASTRMRSRIHGQSLDSIVLKKDANMKIRKEEILSLLKEHITRNMVQFRNKFYLQQVGIPQGSVLSALLCSFYYEHMERNVIFPFLEKANRILLVKQYSSDDTSVSGDNHKTEIAAAAPGCESLLLRFIDDFLFMSPSKKQASMFFTRMERGVRDYNCCMNKEKYGLNFIMENQHGHLSNRVYTGKDNISFLFWSGLLVNCSTLEIQADYTRYLNHHMCSTLTVSRQGKVGNSLKSKLRNYLRPKCHPIFYDSNINSPGVVRLNIYQAFLLCAMKFICHLSNLSIIPKFHPKFLLKAIETSLRYMNRLIRRRMFSFKGAGFRPRYDVGRKDVIWLGLYAYSRVLLKKHLRHKSLLFLLRAKLKAYGEVENMPPELKYAVDDVHSSVFWSIKY is encoded by the exons ATGATACTGCATGAACAACCATCTTCCTCAAATCTTATCTGCTTCAGTTATGATAAA GAAAGCCAGTCTAGTCCTGCGGTTGATGAACTGACATCCTCAAAGTGGGCCCTCCTCTTGAAGAGG GTTGGTGATGCTCTGATGACGTATCTGTTGAAGAATACTTCTATATTTCTTCCTCTCCCTAGGAATAAGCACCATCAGATTTCTGGTTGTCCCGTTGGAAATATGTGCTCCAAGTTCTCAAGAAACATGCCTAAGTTTGGAGCTCAGCATCATCCACCAGCACATACAG AATACAAGGTTAAGAGGCAAAGGACTGAGGGACCAAGGAAACAGCTACACCCATGCACTTTGGGTTCTGAGCCTTATTCAAACTCTACTATTTTTGCCGCAAGCAATG GGTCTAGTCATGTTTCTGAAGAACTTCCTCATCTACAGATTGAACGAAGCTCTAAGCAAAATACTGTTAAGCCTCGGAAGCGTATGCGGGAGCATAGCTGGCAGCGTAAAAGAAAGCGTAGGCAGTTGGCTGTTTCTGGAATTCCTTCTTTGTTACCATCAACAGGAAATAGCAGTACCAGTGATGACTTAGCCCTCATCTCAAGATCAAGTGGAAATGACATTATGCATGCAGGGTCTACTTGTATTTCTGAAGAACTTCACATACAAAGTGAAGGGAACTGTAACCAAAACACTGTTAAGTCTCGCAAGCGTAGACGGGAGTATTGCTGGCAGCGTAAAAGAAAGCACAAACAGTTGGCTGTTTCGGAAACACCTTCTCTGTTAACATCTAGAGGAAGTAGTAGCACCAGTGATAACTTATCCCTCATCTCAAGTTTAAGGCAAAATGACATGGGT AACATGGCCCATTTCTTTTGTCATTTGGTTTTCCAAAATCAACCAAGGATGAAGGGAAATGCTGAGATTGATAGAAGGAACATATTCTATAGGATAGAGAATTGTTCATCAATGTTTCCAAGGAAGC ACATTTTGCATACTCTAAAGCCTAATGATTCTGGAGCTTCCATTTTGTTCAATAATATCTTTGAAGCATTTGGTCCTGACAAAATTTCTGGGAGCACGCCATGCTGTCACACCAAAAATGATTGTCCCGTCAATTCCACATGTTT GTATCACTCCCTTAAAGTGCTGCTAAAAAATCTTATACGCGAGAGTCGAAAATGTAGACATGCGAGGCTGTTGGAGAAACACTGTTCTGTAGGATCCCCATACCAAGATGCTAGTAGGGGAGCTGGCACTGGGCTTGAG GTTGCTACGGCCAAAAATAGGACTATGATTCAAGAAATCAATGCTGCTCAAGCTGGACCAATTATGTGTTGTCTCAAGAATCAGGTAGTATCATTCATTTGGGCAATTTGTAGGAGAATAGTCCCTCCACCATTACTGGGAGAGCGATCTAACTGGAGATGCCTGAGAAGAAACATCTCAAAGTTCATTCGGCTACGAAGATTTGAGAAGTTCTCATTGAAGGAATgtatttacaaattaaaaatatcgAAGTTTCCCATCTTTTCAAATAAGCACAATGAGTTTACCGCTCTTGGTATCACAGATATTTCCAGACATGCGATCCTTGAATGCTGGATGCTTTGGTTTTTTACGCATATAGTATCACCACTGGTCCAAGCCAACTTTTATGTTACAGAAAGTGAGCATGAGAAGCAGGAGGTACTATATTATCAAAAATCTACTTGGGAGAAACTGATGAGAGAAAATGAGTGCATGATTGATGATCGGTATCACCTACTAGATTATAAGTCTGCTAGAAACATATTATGGAAGAGATCTTTTGGTTTCTCTAGGTCAAGACTACTTCCCAAGGGTAAGGGATTCCGAATTTTGACTAATCTTCGAGCACCATCAAGATTTCCCATAGACACACCTTCTAGAATTCAGTCCAATCATACATCATGGAGAAAAGCATCTAGCAAACGCAGAGCTCATCGGTTTTTTAAGTCTGTTAACAGTGTGCTTCATGATGTGCATGTAGTTTTAACAGGTTTACGGGCAAAGGAACCAGAAAAGATGGGTTCATCAGTTTTTAACTATAATGATGCCTATAAAAAGCTTGTGCCTTTCTTGTTCCATCTGAAAAACGGGTCAATTAGCCTTCCTAATGTATTCATGGTGGTTTCAGATGTGTCAAAAGCTTTTGACTCAATTAATCATGAAAAATTGCTCAGTGTGATGAAGGATGCCATATGTGATAATGAATATTATCTGGAAAAGTTCACTCAAGTGGTTTGCACTGGTAAGTATTTGAAGATTGAGCCTCGTGTGATGTTAGCACATCAAGATATTCGCActgcatctacaagaatgagaTCAAGAATTCATGGCCAGTCATTGGATAGTATTGTTCTTAAGAAG GACGCAAACATGAAAATTAGGAAGGAAGAAATTCTTTCACTTTTGAAGGAGCACATTACGCGGAACATGGTGCAGTTTAGGAACAAGTTTTACCTTCAGCAAGTTGGTATACCTCAAGGAAGTGTTCTGTCGGCTTTACTATGTTCATTTTATTATGAACACATGGAAAGGAATGTAATTTTTCCATTTCTCGAGAAAGCTAATAGGATCTTGTTGGTAAAACAATATTCTTCTGATGATACTTCAGTCTCAGGGGATAACCACAAAACTGAAATAGCTGCTGCTGCACCTGGTTGTGAATCTCTCCTGCTTAGATTCATTGATGATTTTCTTTTCATGTCACCTTCAAAGAAGCAGGCGTCTATGTTCTTCACCAGAATGGAAAGAGGAGTTCGTGATTATAACTGCTGCATGAATAAGGAGAAGTATGGTCTGAACTTCATCATGGAAAATCAACACGGCCACCTGTCAAATAGGGTGTATACTGGCAAAGATAATATCTCATTTCTTTTTTGGAGTGGCCTCCTTGTCAACTGCTCCACATTAGAAATTCAAGCTGACTATACAAG ATACTTGAATCATCATATGTGTTCAACTCTAACAGTATCGCGTCAAGGCAAAGTGGGAAACAGCTTGAAGTCAAAGCTGAGAAATTATCTTAGGCCTAAATGCCACCCTATATTCTATGATTCCAACATCAATTCTCCTGGGGTGGTTAGACTCAACATCTATCAAGCTTTTCTGCTTTGTGCCATGAAATTCATTTGCCACCTCTCCAACTTGTCAATTATACCAAAATTCCACCCCAAATTCCTTCTCAAAGCTATAGAGACATCTCTGAG GTACATGAACAGGCTAATCAGGAGGAGGATGTTTTCTTTCAAAGGTGCTGGTTTTCGCCCTAGGTACGATGTGGGAAGGAAGGATGTAATCTGGTTGGGGTTATACGCTTACAGCCGGGTGCTGCTGAAGAAGCACTTGCGGCACAAGAGTCTGCTTTTTCTGCTAAGAGCCAAGTTGAAGGCTTATGGTGAGGTGGAGAACATGCCACCTGAGCTAAAATATGCTGTTGATGATGTGCACTCTTCTGTGTTTTGGAGCATCAAATATTGA